In Coregonus clupeaformis isolate EN_2021a unplaced genomic scaffold, ASM2061545v1 scaf0179, whole genome shotgun sequence, a single window of DNA contains:
- the LOC121554094 gene encoding VPS10 domain-containing receptor SorCS3-like produces MVSNNCIKGVKDMYTPRKQMCPNRAPKGLSLSTREGKLTADLGTNVTFLVHLDESLGETLLAFQGDSMRTNIQLDFGDGTAVSYSNLSWIEEGIRHVYKTAGIFRVSALEENTLGFYTTTLYLHVTCAVEHVQLLAQFVVIKNKEVNLTAVVWPIHSRTLSYFWWLGNSTEPVISLDGSISYTFTSEGMNTVTVQVFSANTIVQDTKMIADQGVRLSRGSAIGCSVSRCANGR; encoded by the exons ATGGTGTCCAACAACTGCATCAAGGGAGTCAAGGACATGTACACACCCAGGAAGCAGATGTGTCCCAACAGGGCTCCAAAAGGCCTTTCTCTCTCCACCAGAGAGGGCAAGCTTACCGCCGACCTGGGAACCAACGTCACCTTCCTGGTGCATCTAGATGAG TCCTTAGGTGAGACTTTACTTGCTTTCCAGGGTGACTCAATGAGAACCAACATCCAACTGGATTTCGGAGATGGCACGGCAGTCTCCTACTCCAACCTGAGCTGGATCGAAGAGGGGATCAGACACGTTTACAAGACGGCTGGGATATTCCGTGTCTCGGCCTTGGAGGAGAACACCCTGGGATTTTATACCACCACCTTGTACCTCCATGTTACAT GTGCTGTGGAACATGTCCAGCTGCTGGCTCAATTTGTGGTCATCAAGAACAAGGAAGTAAACCTAACAGCAGTGGTCTGGCCAATCCACTCCAGGACCCTCAGCTACTTCTGGTGGCTTGGGAACAGCACTGAG CCGGTAATCAGCTTAGACGGCAGCATCTCGTACACCTTCACCAGCGAGGGAATGAACACTGTTACTGTCCAAGTGTTTTCAGCCAACACCATTGTGCAAGACACCAAGATGATAGCAGACCAAG GTGTCAGACTTTCCAGAGGATCAGCTATTGGTTGCAGTGTTTCCAGGTGTGCCAACGGCCGCTGA